GAAGGAACCAAAGCAGGGTCATCAGCAGTAGTAGGCTCAAGTTGGCTTGAAGGAATTGGAACACCTACCGTACCTATATCATCTTTAATATTTTCAGAAGTTTCAGCCACGGTAGAGGGAAAGTCTTGGCTCTGTTGAGTTTTTTCAATAGTTTCTCTTATTTTAGCTAACTCAGCTTCCAAGTTAAAGTTCTTTTGGCTAACCTCCGCAAGGGTATCATGGCGAGTATTCAAaaacgcccaactcacttcaattgcGGTCTTGTCTTCAAGAATCTCGTAATATTTTTCCCATTCAGAAATGTCACTTTTAAGCTTTTTATTCTCAGCCAAGGCATAATCATAAGAAGTTTGAAGAGAAACATTTGAACTTTCTACGGAACGAACCTTATCAGAAGACTCCCAAGGGTCTTCTTGAGTCTGAGTCTGAGTTTGCACAAGTTTACCGGTATACACTTCTTTCTCATTTAAGATAGCCCTCAACTCTCTGATTTCTTTGCTAGCCTTGGAGAGTTGCTCGAAAAAAGAAGTTTCGTTAAGATTCTTGTCTTTACCAGCTTGATTTTAGGAAGCTCTTTCAACCGCCAATTCTAAAGTTAAAACCCTCAACTGCTGCTCTAAGGTGCACTCGCTCTCTTCTAACACTTCCATATCAATTTGAAGGCTTTCATATTGTTCTCTCTAGTTGTCTGCCTCAACATGATACTCATGCATTAATTTCTCCATTTGAGAAACCCTCTTCAACATTTCTGTACCAACGAGGTTGAtctaaaaaggaaagagaaaaaggTAAGAACCTTAATAAAAAGGGAATAAGTAAATCATTAAAAGGAATACCTTTAATGATGATTGTATTATGTCTTTCATCCAAGTTAAAGAGTTGTAGCTCTCAAGCATGGCTCTCTCGATTGGACCAATCAGGGGTTTTAACCACACATCAACCTAACCTGATTTTCTCAAAAGATTACCATCGGCAGGGACCTCAATGATAACCTATTTCATAGGTCCACTTCCAATTGAGGAACCTACCTTAGTGTGTTGAACAGTTGTAGGAGGAACTATGGAAGGAATCAAAACAGCCTGGGGCAGAGCAGCAACAGTCACGGTAGGTAGAGAAGATGTCATAGGGACAGACATGGAAAAAGAGGCAAGGGGCACTTCGTCAGAAACTGGACCCAAATTTTCATTATCGAACCCACGAGCAAAAAGTTGATCAACAGAATCATGAGCAACCGCGGGAGTATCATCATCGGAAATCACCAACGAGGCTTCAACAGGCTCAGTGGAAGGAATATAATGAGGGAAAGATGCTTCATCATCTGAAATAATGCATCTTCTAGCCCGTGGCCTTTTTATCAAAGAACCCCCGTCTTGTTCTTCCTCCTCTTCAGAGTATTGATCAACAATAGCTTTCCTTTTTGATGAAGAACCCAAAATTATCTCTTGGGCTCTTTCCAAAGAAATTTTGGAAGCTACGACGGCCTCAGCACTTATGCATCAAATAGGAAACCCTGACAACAAGAAGGGTCAAAGTAATTTCTAAAGAAAGAAGTAAACAGAAAAGCAAAGAATATGAGGGAAAGAAGCATTTACCGTGAGTTTTCACTCTCCAACCAAACCGATGAGAATAGTTTTTCCAGGACCTACCATCCATCGGAGCAACATTTAATAGCttttctacccaaccacgaaagttgggaGTTTCATCGACAACCCCCATGGTTACTGAAAAGGAAGAGGAAATTAAAATGACGACCATCAAAATTGAGAAAAAGGAATGAGAAAGTTATTAAGAAGaaaactcacgtgcaaaattccacttcttagGGAAGGGAACATTCTCTTTACCCACTAAACCAATGGTGGGGGCAGCGACGAACCTGGCATACCACCCACGGTCTTTATCGTTTTCTGGTCTAACCAGAACTCTTTTGCTTCTTGCTACTAAAGTAAAGATTCCTTGGCGAAAGAGTTTGGGAGAATAGAGATGGATTAAATGAAAAAATATAAAAGTCATACCAGCCATGTTGGCCAAATGCCGCAAGCAAGCAACAGCCCTCCACACGATAGGGGCAATTTGTCTTAAGCAAACATTGAAAAAGTGACAGAATTCAAGGATAACAGGGTCAATAGCAAGTTTAAAACCCAacgtgaaagggtatgtataaacaaaagaaaacccagtTAAATAAGAGGTGATTCTTTGGTTCGCATTGGGGATTATAATGGAGAAGTCATTACTCCAATGGCAGTCTCTACAAACTACAGAAATCAGGCCTTCAGTAATTTGAGTTAGGTAGATGTCAACACGATCTAATGAAGACAGTTGGTTTCTGATGGATTCTCTATCATTGTAGAAAGATAGTTCTGCAGGAACAATTTCATCCACTaaaggttcacgaagaggttcagTGGGTTCTTTAGTCCTAGATGAAGATCTTTGAGAAAGTGAACCCCTGGTTCTAGAAGGTGGAGTAGAACTCGATGAAGGAATAGAGAGGTCTCGTGATGAAGAAGACCCTAGACTACGAAGCCTTCCCCTTCTTCTACTTCTAACAGGAGCAAGAGGAAGGTTGTCAACAATGGGGACTCTCcaagggttagggtttgaagaagacatagtagtacgaggaagaagaaaattAGAATTGAATACTCTAAACTTTTGTGAAAAAGACAAAggtaaaaaattatatttataagcaaccgtcaaaggaaaagATGCAATGATGGAAATGTCATTATGAGAACTATGGTTTCGTAATTGGTGATCCGTTAAAAAACCTTAAAAGACGCTGAAAGATTGCAGAGCTAACCGGGAGACGCCACATGTCACGAACATTAAATGAAAGTGACAGATGAAATATCAGTTCCAGGGAAGAGTTAATGGCGGCAAATATTCTCGCTTTAATGAGATCCACTTCTCAAATAttctattgatgaataaatggcaagtaaagggggggggactatctgtattgggaaaaattaagttCATATATGGAATTTATTATAAGATGatatgtcatgacacgtggaccagTCAAAGGAGGATAGGTGACAAAGAATGATCAAAGAGGCACGAGCTTCAATAGGCACAGACAAATATTCAGAAAGATAGACGCTCGAACCTCTTTATGATTAAAGAGAATGAATCTGATAGTAAAAGAGGTATAGATACGTATTATTGGCATTAAATACGAAAAACGTTAAGGAATCTGTAGTGAATCAAATATGATTACCAATTGTAACGTTACAGGCcattaaatgccattaattgTCAATAATGACTCTATTATGGCAGAAACAAAACGTATTACCTAAAgataactataaaaggagaagactgatcatttataaggacacgaaatactattggaataCATTGGTTTACTTTGCATTATATTCAGTTATTATTTTTCAATTATTCTTAtttctatttgattatcagtaaccgagttcttctaaaataagctttgaccaaaatcccaatttttggttaaacagttgACTCTAGCATGGCACTCAAACTTCATGCTCAGTTCTGCTAAATGGAAGCCACTAGTTGCATAGACATAGTAGCATCTATAGGTAAATATACAGCAGTAGTAACAGAAACAGCCCAACAGAAAGACAATACTTATTCATGGTATATATACAGCATATTTACTTGATTTTATCACTTACAAACCAATTTAAAATGACATCAACAACTATAGTTGTTAAAGTACATATGCTAACATTAAAACATATTAATAAATCGATTTAACATGAAGTCACAACAGCTGATCCAGCGTAAAGCAAAAGATAATTTATGATGTCgccttggttactgacttgaaagtcaCCTTGGAACCAAGCAGCAGCCTTCCAAATTCGATCTCAAAAGTATCATAACGCAGGAAAAACTCTACCAACATTAACCTTCCCAAGAGCACCACCAGATTCTTACCAGGACATTGTTTATCATCTACTGTTGAATCATCTGACTCTTTACCATTTGACCAGTACACATACTTTATCAATTCCTCTTTATCGCCCACAAATCTATCTGCAATAAACTCCTCAGGGTTATCAAATATCATAGGGTCCTTTGTGGCCAATGGCTGATACCCAAATATTATTTCATCTTTCTTGATCAAGAATGATGAATCATGGCTATGGATGATGACATCTTCTCTGGCCTTTGCAGTTTGAAACGGAACTGGGGGCTCTATTCTTAGTGTCTCATACACCACAGACTTTGTCAGACTCATCCTATTCAATGCTGAAAAGGTGACCCCACCTTCTTCTTTAACAGCGGTCCTGATTTCATCGGTGAGACGACGGTGTAAACTCTCTCCTGCTGCTCCAACCCACCTGATCAAAGCTGGGAAGAAAACTTTCATGCCACCATAAGAATTGAACCCTGCTAAAAAAATAAAGTTATGGCATGCTTCATCTCTTTTCAGTCCAAGCTTCTCAGCTTCATCTAGAATAGACCCCATGGACTTGTAAAAGacatcaaatatttttttataatcaGATTTTAAAGGGAAAAACGGTAGAGGGAAAGTGTGCAAAACCAAATCTTCTATGAAGTTGGGTACATGTTTAAGGCCTAGAGAAATCAATGGAGCTAACTGAAAGAACACCCATTTGTTTAGAAAGGTGGGCCCATCAGAGCCCAGACTTGTTTCAGAAGGACTTTTCTCACAAAACAAACGAAAGAGGAAGTCAAATGCCATGTCATCACTGAGGGTATTGAAGTATGCTTCTCCTTTATCTGACAATTCATGTTCAAGATGGGTAAATAGCTCAGACATTGAGCTAAGAAACAAGGGTATGAATCTGTTGTGCAGGTTTGCTAATGTGNNNNNNNNNNNNNNNNNNNNNNNNNNNNNNNNNNNNNNNNNNNNNNNNNNNNNNNNNNNNNNNNNNNNNNNNNNNNNNNNNNNNNNNNNNNNNNNNNNNNNNNNNNNNNNNNNNNNNNNNNNNNNNNNNNNNNNNNNNNNNNNNNNNNNNNNNNNNNNNNNNNNNNNNNNNNNNNNNNNNNNNNNNNNNNNNNNNNNNNNATCACTCAATTTATGAAAATAACAAACCAAAGTCACTTTTTTTTATAATAGGGTGATcaaattattaattttttatttagaaaataaaatttgatgccggggtctatttggaaacagtctctctatcctagggtaggggtaaggtctgcgtacacactaccctccccagatcccactaagtgggattatactgggttgttgttgttgttgttgtatttagaaaataaaatttgACATACTATGTCAtgttaaaaatttattttttaataataaaatccATTTTACTCATGTTTTTTATATCCATTTAATCATCCGATTAAAAAAGGATCTAGTATCAAATAAATGAAAACCCattataactgaaatttcattgTCTACGCTAAAAGACGGTTTATAATACTCCCtatgttccaatttatgtgaacctatttgactggacacggagtttaagaaaaaaatgaagatttttgaaatttgtggtcctaaacaagtccaaatggggcccagagtatttgtgtggttataaaagcttctcattaagggtatagttgtaactttaagctaaattgttaccaaatttagaaagggttcattctttttggaataaaccaaaaaggaaataagttcacataaactggaacagatgGAGTATTAATAATGTTAAGTCATCATTGCCTTATTGTTCTTGGCACGGCAAAAGGTTGACTAAAAACACAATATATGTAAGCTCGGTTGTTTCGGCATTTTATAATATAATTTATAAGAATGAGAAAGGGAAGTTCACCaatctaatttttttaaaaatgatgcTACAATAATTGCAAAAGAATGTAAGGGTGGAAAAGAATTGTGCCAACATCATGATTTCTCCTCTTTGAATCGGTTACTCATTTTGAATAAATAAACTAACAAAAGAAGACTCGAATGAAGTTTTCAAAGCACCACAATCTAAAACTGTCAAAAGAAATTGAACATCATTGTTACAactgtttatttttgaattttacaaTCATAGATGTCGTCACATGAAAATAGGTATTCCTTTCCACCCTTACTTTCTTTGTGAATTTGGTGTAGCATCATTTCCAATTTAAGGGACTAGAATGACTTCTCGTAGGTTCATTTAGCATTTTATAACTTGTGGATGCAGGCGTTTCTGACGCCGAAGAGTTCGGGAAAGATTTGGAATACTATTTTCCATTTGGaaggttaaaaagttaaaatagCAACCTTACCCTTCGATTTAAGTAATATAGATTTGGTTCATATTTTGAAGCTACAAAGAAGTTTATATGATGTATTTAAACTTGAACATGATCCAGGATACGGATTAGGTCCTGAGGGGCTCATGGCATTTCGACAATTGCATAAAAACTGAAACTTTTTGAATTCTTAACTTTGACTTGAGTTTTTATTTTTGCTTGTTGTACTTTGCTTCGTACTTTAAGCCATTGAATAGGTCGGTATAAGGTATTTGGACTTATTAGGATGATTTTGACTTGAGTTTTTATTTTTGCTTGTTGTACTTTGCTTGGTGCTTGGAGCCATTGACTAGGTTCGGATAAGGTATTTGGATTTATTGGAATAATTTAAAAGGATTCCGAGGGGCTTAAGTGAATTTCTACGCATTCGAGAAATTTTATACACTATACAGGAATAGAAGAAAAGGTTGCAACAGAATTGCACCGACCTGCCACATGACCTATGGCACAGATACCGCCACGGATCCGTTCAATGATTTCTGCCATGGGTATAAATATCCCCATTTTGTTTTGTGAGATCATTTAGCCATTTTGGAGCTAAGTAGCTCGAATTGATGCGGTTTTTGAAAAGAGTTTCACTTACATCTTGAGCGTATGTGATATTAATTGGTTTTGATTATATATCATGAAAATTCATGGATTTTAATACATAAAATAAGAAATCAAAAGGTTAAATTTGGCGGTGTTTTACCTAAGATATGTAATGCCACGCTGGTTGTTTTAAGTATTAGAGTCTTATTTTCCTATTTGATACTTTTTGTGTCATGACCCAGTTCTCGTCATAGGTCGTAATGACGCCCATCGTCACTGTTAGGATAGCCTACCGTGGACTAATCCATTTAATTAtacatttttatttcttttaaaattatgaATTTATTATTGAAGAGACTAAGTATAGAAAGTCATGGTGATATAAAGCATAAGTGAAACATAAGAGTGAAATGGtgatattaacagacaaattaTAAATATCTACTAAAAATTCTCAAAActcagtgtcacaagtgcatgagcaatctagtagaatataaaaAAGCAATGCAAATACTGTCTGAAATAAAATAGACATAAATAGTAAATAGACATGAAATACACTGTCTCGAAGAGGTAATGACAAGGAGTCGATATCAACACTTACTAAAGGTCAATAAATAAAGAGCATGAATCGTAAAATAGACATGAAATACAATAGTAACGACGGAATAAGAACCAATAAATAATGTGATCTTTGAataaaatatcaatttaaaattCCCAAATATCACATGCTATTTTGTAATGACCGGACCGGTCGTTTAGAGCTTTAGTGTTCCGTTCGGTTGTTTAAGACTTTGAGTAGCTTTATATTATGTATTTTGACTTGTGTGAATAGTTGGTTTCAATTTTCGAGGAGTTCGGGTTTGATTTCGAAGAATGATTCTCGtcttagaagcttaagttggaagagttgatcagggattgacttttgggtaaacagactcgCTATCGGATTTTGATTATTTCAATAGgtccgtatgatgattttggacttgtacaTATGTTTGGATTTGGTTTCGGAGGTTCCTAGAAAAATTTGACACTCTATGCCGAAAGTTATGAGTTCATGAGTTTggccgagagttgactttgatgttgTTGGACTCCAATTGTTGTTTCGAGACTTTGGGTAGATTTATATAGTTGAATTGAAATTCTATGCAATGTTTAAAAGTAATCTGAAGTGTTTAATTGTTATTCATACACTCTTTTGAAAGAATGAAGATCTAACAACTTAAGAGAAATTCTATTCGATTTGAGCCTTGATTCTTTGTTGTGATATATCAGTGGGCGTTTTGAGGCTTTGGGTCTGTTTGGATGATGTATTtgtacttgttggtatgattggatggggtcctgaggggctcgggtgtgttttggatcatTGGTTGAGAAACTAGTTAAGGCTTTAAAGTTTGACATGGACAATATCTGGTCAAGATGACTTCTTTTCGGTATTTTGAATACATGAGCAAGTTTGTAGCACATTTTATGATTGAAGTGCATATATGGTTTGTGTCCGAAAGGTTCCGAATGAGCTTTGGGTGCTAAAACGAAGATTTTCTTATTGGTAGTTTTTTAGTGTAAGTAATTACGAAAATGCCATTTATGTGCTTGaaattttaagatttttttttaaaacatcaAAACATTATATCTCCCTTATTTTACAGCAAAATTGGGTGATTCAAGAGGCTATCTTATGTGTAATCTCACAAGGATCATGTTAGAATTATCCAACGTGAGTTTCGGGATCATCAAGGACCTGATTCGAGTTGGGATAACTAatgcatttttttattattttaaaatttagTTACTTTTTCTCACAAGGTTTTGAAGTTCGGGTTTGAGTGATTTTGTAGGGAAATTTTTATTATTTAGAttaaggtaagtattttttaCTCATATTTGTTATTATTTCATAATTTCGACCTCGATTTTAGTGTTTGATTAATgatttgaattggagaaattagggattttagtaAAAACTTTCTAAAACATAGATTGATGATTTGAAGGTCGATTTAAGgtcgtaattaaataattttgttATAGCTAAACTCGTATCTGAATGAGTCTTCAGAATTTATGAGTTTTATCGGACCAGGCATCGAAAAACTTTGAGATCACCGAGTTTCTCGAGAATCGAGGGTTTAAGAGCCTAGAGGTGCGGGCCCGGAGTTGAattttttggttgactttttgattttagTTAAAAATCAAATCTTTATTATCCGAAATTATTTTATATggcttttatttatgatattacgtTATTTTGGCAAGATTCGAGCCGTCCGGAAGTGGTGTGTATACGGGCTTATATGTGAACAATTGACCGGTTTAGATTCTCAAAATACTTATATAAAATTAATTGAAGTTGCTATTATATGTCCTAACTTTCCCTGTCAAGTTTATTCTTACATGCCTTGGCTAAAGTGGCTGCTAAATGTTCTATTTTTTATTTGTCGAGTTTACTCTTATATGCATTTAGTGGTAGTTGTTATTGCATGCTATTTCATCCATTGATAAGTTATTCTCATGCATTTATTTGTAGTTGCTAGTTCGTGTTATCTCTTTCCTTGTAGAGCCTAAGTTATGCATTTGATTTGAAGTTGTCATTTCATGGAAATACcttcattgttgagttattgaagttgtggttgttgaaaGCTATTAACCCGGTTGTGGTTGAAACTGTTGGTTAATGGAATATCTCACCTTGTTGAGTTATTTCTCATTCATTTTGTTATTATTGACATTCTGTACACATTAGGGTTGATCTCTTGGCTATGTGTTGTGGTAACATTGTTATTGTTGATTTGGTAATATTGTGGCATATGTGCACAGATGGTGCAAGTTGATTATTGTGTTGTAATATTGATGCGCATGCGGCAATGTAAGGATAGGGGTTGATGTGCATGCACCGAGATAAGGTGATATTTATACGTGTGTTTCTTGTAAGGAAATTACTTGAATCTACGCGGTGAGATAAGGGGGCTAAAGCGCTTGAAATTATTAcaggaaaaatattttaaaaaatatatgtaaGGCTCACACGGCTATATAAGGAAGATTGTGATTGTGATTTATGAAATGTGAACATATGATGCGGTGCCTCGATCTGATTTTTTTGTTCATTCTACATTTGAAAGGCTTGCTGATTTGAAcgattattattttttcataaatcATCTCACTTGTATTTTGATTGTATTTGgttatttgttgttatttttgtGTGAGAACAACTGTGACTTCTTATGTGAGTCATGCATTCCACGTGATTGTCTGTGTTGCTTTAATGTACCAACCTGTGCCTTTGTGTTTCTTGGTGAATTGAGTTTCAAGATGAATTTATTTGCATGGAGTCATTATCTCATACTCTGTTGAGTTATTAGTAACATAACACTAGGGCGGCGCGGGGCGCGGGTCGCGGCGCGCCTGTGCAAATTCCTGTAGTCTGTCAGAAATCAACTCTCTGAACTTCC
This sequence is a window from Nicotiana sylvestris chromosome 3, ASM39365v2, whole genome shotgun sequence. Protein-coding genes within it:
- the LOC138886860 gene encoding allene oxide synthase 3-like — encoded protein: MSELFTHLEHELSDKGEAYFNTLSDDMAFDFLFRLFCEKSPSETSLGSDGPTFLNKWVFFQLAPLISLGLKHVPNFIEDLVLHTFPLPFFPLKSDYKKIFDVFYKSMGSILDEAEKLGLKRDEACHNFIFLAGFNSYGGMKVFFPALIRWVGAAGESLHRRLTDEIRTAVKEEGGVTFSALNRMSLTKSVVYETLRIEPPVPFQTAKAREDVIIHSHDSSFLIKKDEIIFGYQPLATKDPMIFDNPEEFIADRFVGDKEELIKYVYWSNGKESDDSTVDDKQCPGKNLVVLLGRLMLVEFFLRYDTFEIEFGRLLLGSKVTFKSVTKATS